TGCGCGACCAGATCCTGCATCACCTGACCCATACTCAAGGGCGTGGCCCGGAATTCGCGACCGTCTTCGACTGGCGGCTGGCGGTCAGCTATACGGTGCGCGACCTGATGGTCGGCCCCTGGGTCGGCGCCATCCGTGCGGCCCGCGATCAGGGCGCCAAACGGGTCTACTACCTGTCGATGGAATTCCTGATCGGCCGCATCCTGGGCGACGCCATCGTGAACCTGGAGCTGGAGCCCGCGATGGGCCGGGCGCTGACCCTGCTGGGCCTGGACGAGCAGGTGATCCTGGACGACGAACCCGACGCCGCGCTTGGCAACGGGGGCCTGGGGCGGCTGGCGGCCTGCTTCATGGAATCGCTGTCCTCGCTCAATTGCCCGGCCTTCGGCTATGGCATCCGCTACGAGCACGGGCTGTTCCGCCAGCGCTTCGAGGGCGGCCAGCAGGTCGAGACGCCCGAGGATTGGCTGAACCAGCCCCATCCGTGGGAATTCGTGCGCATCAACTACAGCTACACCATCGGCTTCAAGGGCCATGTCGAGACGGTGGACGGCCGCGCCGTCTGGCAGCCGGGTGAAAGCGTGATCGCGCGCGCCCATGACACGCCGGTCATCGGCTGGCAGGGGCACTGGGCCAACAGCCTGCGCCTGTGGGGGGCGCTGCCGACGACGCTTCTGGATCTCAAGCGCTTCAATGCGGGCGACCACACGGCGGCGGCCGAACCCGAGGCGCTGGCCCGGACGCTGTCGCGCGTCCTCTATCCCGACGACACGACGGAATCGGGCAAGGAACTGCGGCTGAAGCAGGAATATTTCCTGACCTCGGCAGCGTTGCAGGACATCATGGCGCGGTTCTTGGCCGAACATGGCGATCTGGAGATGCTGCCCGAGAAGGTGGCCATCCAGCTGAACGACACGCATCCCGCCATCGCCGGGCCGGAGCTGATCCGCCTGCTGATGGACGATCACGGCCTGCCGTTCGAGCGCGCGCAGGATCTGGCGCGGCGCACGCTGAACTATACCAACCACACCCTGCTGCCCGAGGCGCTGGAACGCTGGTCCACATGGCTGATGGGCCGCGTCCTGCCCCGCCACATGCAGATTATCCAGATGATCGACGAGGATCACCGCGTCACCTCGGGCCGCCCCGCGCAGGTCGGCATCGTGCAGGGGGATCAGGTCCATATGGGCGAGCTGGCCTTCATCATGGCCAGCCGCGTGAACGGCGTCTCGGCGCTGCATACCGAGCTGGTCAAGGACACGGTCTTTGCCGACCTGCACAAGCTGCATCCCGACCGGATCGTGAACCAGACCAACGGCGTCACCCCGCGCCGCTGGCTGCGCATGGCCAACCCGGGCCTGACCGCGCTGCTGGACGAGACCATCGGCACCGGCTGGACCAAGGATCTGGACCAGTTGTCGGGGCTGGAGGCGCATGCCGGGGACGGGGCCTTCCTGGACCGGCTGCACGCGGCAAAGCGCGCCAACAAGGTCGCGCTGTCGGACGGGCTGCTGGCGGGTCTGGGCGTGCGCGCCGATCCCGACGCGATCTTCGACGTGCAGGTCAAGCGCATGCACGAATACAAGCGCCAGCTGCTCAATGTGCTGGAGGCGATCGCGCTGTGGCACCGCATCCACGAGTCGCCCAACGCCAACTGGACCCCGCGCGTCAAGATCTTCGGCGGCAAGGCCGCGCCGGGCTACTGGCTGGCGAAATCGGTGATCCACCTGATCAACGACGTGGCCGCGACGATCAACACCGATCCGGTCACGCGCGACCTGCTGCAGATCGCCTATCCGCCCAACTACAACGTCTCGATGGCCGAGGATCTGATCCCCGCCGCCGACCTGTCCGAGCAGATCAGCACGGCGGGGAAGGAGGCCTCGGGCACCGGCAACATGAAGTTCACCATGAACGGCGCGCTGACCATCGGCACGCTGGACGGCGCCAATGTCGAGATCCGCGAGCATGTGGGGCCCGAGAATTTCTTCCTCTTCGGCCTGACCGCCGACGAGGCCGCGATCGAGAAGGCCCGCCCGGGCCATGCCCGCGCCGCCATCGAGGCCAGCGAGGACATGAAGATCGCCCTGCAGCTGATCGCCGAGGGGCGGTTCGGGCGCGCGGAAAGCTGCTATGCGCTGCTGGACCGGACCTGGAACGACGATCCCTTCCTGGTGGCGTCCGATTTCGACGCCTATTTCACGGCGCAGCGGGCGGTGGACCGGGCCTATGCCGACCGGGCGGACTGGGACCGCATGGCGGCCCTGAACATCGCGCGGTCGGGGTTCTTCTCGTCCGACCGCACGATCCGGGGCTACATGCGCGACATCTGGCATGCCGAGCCGGTCACGCCGGCGTGACGGACAGCGCCCCCGCCGTGGCGGGGGCGCTGTCGGCGGCGCTGAGGGTGCCGCGCTAGCGGGCCAGCCCGATGCGGGCCGCGGCGCGGCGCTCCAGCCCCTGGAAGCCCGCATGGATCAGCACGGCGATGATGCCCACGACCATGCCCCCCTGCAGCACGAAGGCGGTGTTGGCGGACAGAAGCCCGGCGATGATGACCTCGCCCAGGGTCCGCGCCGCGACGGTCGAGCCGATGGTCGCCGTGCCGAGCGAGATCACCGCCGTCAGCCGCATCCCCCCCAGGATCACCGGCAGGGCCAGCGGCAGGTCGACCTGCATCAGCCGCTGCCGGGGGTCAGGCCCATGCCGCGCGCGGCCTCGGCCACGTTCGGCGGCTGGCCGGTCAGGCCCGCCAGCGTGTTCTCGAACACCGGCAGCAGGCCATAGAGGAACAGCGCGACCAGCGTCGGACCCGCGCCGAAGCCCATGATCGGGACGGCCAGCGCCAGCACCGCGACGGGCGGGAAGGTCTGGCCCACGCTGGTGATCGTGCGCGCCAGCGGCAGGAACTCGCGCCCCGAGGGGCGGGTGACCAGCACCGCCAGCACCAGGGCCACCGCCGTCGAGGCCAACACCGCGATCCCCACCAGCGCCAGATGCGACAGGGTCAGCGACCAGAGCGGCGTCTGCACGTAGATCGCGGGCGCGTCGTTGCGGGTGAAGGGGTCGAACAGCGGCGCGAAGCTTTCGGGACGAGCCAGGAAGGCCAGCAGGACCAGCAGCGCCGCCCCCAGCAGGATCCGCCCCGTCATTCCGCCGCCCGCGCCGGAGGCGCCGCCTGCGCCCGCAGCGCCGCCAAGGTGATGACGCCGCCGCCCTCGACCGGCAGGGCGTCGCGCCCGCTCCACAGGCATTCGGCCAGTGCGTCGCGCAGGCTGGCGTCGCGGGGGATGGCCGGGCCCGCGGCATGGCCCTCGGCCGCCAGCGCGAAGGCCGGGGTCAGGGACAGCAGGTGGAAGGGCCGCTGGTCCGATCCGATCAGGTCGCGCACGAAGGGGGTGGCGGGGGCGGTCAGGATCTCGGACGGGGGCGCGTACTGGACCAGGCGCCCCTTGTCCATGACGGCGATGCGGTCGCCCAGGGACACCGCCTCTTCCATGTCATGGGTGACCAGAATCAGCGTCGTGCCCAAGCGGCGCTGGATGTCGCGCAGATCGGCCTGCGCCTTGGCGCGGATCACCGGGTCCAGCGCCCCGAAGGGCTCGTCCATCAAGAGCAGGTCGGGCTTGGCCGCCAGGGCGCGGGCCACGCCCACGCGCTGCTGCTGGCCCCCCGACAGGTCGAAGGGCATGCGGTCGCGGAA
Above is a window of Paracoccus liaowanqingii DNA encoding:
- a CDS encoding glycogen/starch/alpha-glucan phosphorylase encodes the protein MTQVLTAEDLRDQILHHLTHTQGRGPEFATVFDWRLAVSYTVRDLMVGPWVGAIRAARDQGAKRVYYLSMEFLIGRILGDAIVNLELEPAMGRALTLLGLDEQVILDDEPDAALGNGGLGRLAACFMESLSSLNCPAFGYGIRYEHGLFRQRFEGGQQVETPEDWLNQPHPWEFVRINYSYTIGFKGHVETVDGRAVWQPGESVIARAHDTPVIGWQGHWANSLRLWGALPTTLLDLKRFNAGDHTAAAEPEALARTLSRVLYPDDTTESGKELRLKQEYFLTSAALQDIMARFLAEHGDLEMLPEKVAIQLNDTHPAIAGPELIRLLMDDHGLPFERAQDLARRTLNYTNHTLLPEALERWSTWLMGRVLPRHMQIIQMIDEDHRVTSGRPAQVGIVQGDQVHMGELAFIMASRVNGVSALHTELVKDTVFADLHKLHPDRIVNQTNGVTPRRWLRMANPGLTALLDETIGTGWTKDLDQLSGLEAHAGDGAFLDRLHAAKRANKVALSDGLLAGLGVRADPDAIFDVQVKRMHEYKRQLLNVLEAIALWHRIHESPNANWTPRVKIFGGKAAPGYWLAKSVIHLINDVAATINTDPVTRDLLQIAYPPNYNVSMAEDLIPAADLSEQISTAGKEASGTGNMKFTMNGALTIGTLDGANVEIREHVGPENFFLFGLTADEAAIEKARPGHARAAIEASEDMKIALQLIAEGRFGRAESCYALLDRTWNDDPFLVASDFDAYFTAQRAVDRAYADRADWDRMAALNIARSGFFSSDRTIRGYMRDIWHAEPVTPA
- a CDS encoding ABC transporter ATP-binding protein encodes the protein MIEIRALTKIYDGTPAVEDVTLTVEPGQIAALVGTSGSGKTTLLRMINRLVEPSSGQVLIDGRDTREGPAHLLRRRIGYAIQGHGLFPHRTVAQNIGTVPRLLGWPADKIRDRVDELLSLFQMEPDAFRDRMPFDLSGGQQQRVGVARALAAKPDLLLMDEPFGALDPVIRAKAQADLRDIQRRLGTTLILVTHDMEEAVSLGDRIAVMDKGRLVQYAPPSEILTAPATPFVRDLIGSDQRPFHLLSLTPAFALAAEGHAAGPAIPRDASLRDALAECLWSGRDALPVEGGGVITLAALRAQAAPPARAAE